GATCCCGCGTCCGTCGCTGTGGTCGTTCCCTGCGCGACATTTCATCTGTGGCAATATTAAAAAATCCCTAAGGAAGTCTGGTTATGCTCGGCAAACTTACCCGCCTGTTCCCGCTCTGGGCCGTGCTGCTCTCGGTCGCTGCTTATTACTCGCCCTCCACCTTTCTCGGTATCGGTCCATGGGTCACCTATCTGCTAATGCTGATTATGTTCGGCATGGGCGTAACGCTCAATATTGATGATTTCAAACGCGTGCTGGTGCGTCCGGCGCCGGTAATTGCTGGCACCTTTCTGCACTATCTGGTGATGCCACTGGCTGCCTGGGGCCTGGCGAAACTGTTCCAGATGCCGCCGGACCTGGCAGCGGGCATGATTCTGGTCGGCAGCGTGGCGAGCGGCACCGCATCTAACGTGATGATCTATCTGGCGAAGGGCGATGTGGCGCTGTCAGTCACTATCTCATCGGTGTCAGCGCTGGTGGGCGTATTTGCCACGCCGCTGCTGACGCGCTTCTACGTTGATACGCACATTCAGGTTGATGTGGTTGGCATGCTGCTCAGCATCGTGAAAATCGTGGTGATTCCGATTAGCCTCGGCCTGATTGTCCACCACTCCATGAACAGCGTGGTGCGCCGCGTTGAGCCTTATCTGCCAGCGTTCTCCATGCTCTGTATTCTGCTGATCATCAGCGCGGTGGTGGCGGGTAGCCAAAGCTTTATTGGTTCGGTGGGTTTGATGGTGATTGTGGCGGTGATTCTGCACAACGCGATTGGTCTGCTGGGCGGGTATTGGGGCGGCAAACTGTTTGGCTTCGACGAATCCACCTGCCGCACGCTGGCGCTGGAAGTGGGCATGCAGAACTCCGGCCTGGCGGCGACGCTGGGCAAACTCTACTTCTCGCCGCTGGCAGCACTGCCGGGCGCGCTGTTCTCAGTGTGGCACAACCTGTCAGGTTCGCTGCTGGCTGGCTACTGGTCGGGTAAACCGATCGATAAACAGCAGAAATAATCGCGGTCGCCTTGAACAGTGGTCGCCATGAATGGCGACCCTACGATCGCACCGGTTTGTCGTAGGGTGCGCATTTATGCGCACCATTTTGCATTACAGCTTCAGATAAGTACGAATCCCATCCAGGAACATCTGCGTTGCCAGCATAATCAAAATCAAACCCATCAGGCGTTCCAGCGCGTTAACACCTTTATCGCCGAGCAGGCGTAAAAATAGCCCCGACATCAGCAAGATCGCCACCGTTACGCCCCAGGCAATCAGCAGCGCGCCAACCAGATGCGTCATCTGATTGGGATATTGATGCGACAACAGCATCAATGTCGCCAGCAGTGACGGGCCAGCCACTAAGGGAATTGCCAGCGGCACGAGGAACGGCTCTTCGCCGGCCGGCAAGCCGCTGGTGCTGGTTTCGGCGGAGGGGAAAATCATGCGGATGGCGATCAGGAACAGAATGATACCGCCGGAGATCGACACGGTTTCGGTGCGCAGGTTGAGAAACGTCAGAATGCGTTCACCGGCGAATAAAAACAGCAGCATCAGGGCCAGCGCGATCAGCATTTCACGCATCAGCACCACGCGGCGGCGCTTAGGTTCCAGATGCTTCAGTACCGACATAAAGATCGGCAGGTTGCCCAGCGGGTCCATAATTAACAGCAGCAATATGGTCGCGGATATCATCTCAGTCATGTCAGGTAAACCATCCTATCTATTTGGCCGGGGCCATTATTAGTTGTATTGCTGAAAAAGTTAGCGCAATCGAATTAATTCACTTGCCAGAAAGGCTGCATTTTGTAGAGTTGACGGTCATAGGTAAACCTGATTATTACGCAGACGGGCAGGATTATCCGGCCCGTCTTTTCCTCGCACCACTTAGGGCTTCCTTCGAGAACACCCGAGACGGACAGAAAATGAAGAATGTAGGTTTTATTGGTTGGCGTGGCATGGTCGGCTCAGTGCTGATGTCACGTATGAGCGAAGAACGTGATTTTGATGTCATCAATCCGGTCTTTTTCTCCACGTCACAGCTTGGTCAGGCGGCGCCGACGTTCGGCGGTAAGTCGACCGGTGCGCTGCAGGATGCTTTTGATATTGAGGCGCTGAAGGCGCTGGATATTATTATCACCTGCCAGGGCGGTGATTACACCAGTGAAGTCTATCCGAAGCTGCGCGAAAGCGGCTGGCAGGGTTACTGGATTGATGCGGCTTCCACGCTGCGTATGAAAGATGACGCCATCATCATTCTCGATCCGGTCAACCATAACGTGATTCGTCAGGGCCTCGACAACGGCATCAAAACCTTCGTCGGCGGTAACTGCACCGTCAGCCTGATGCTGATGTCGCTGGGCGGCCTGTTTGCCAACGATCTGGTTGAGTGGGCTTCGGTAGCCACTTATCAGGCGGCATCCGGCGGCGGCGCACGCCACATGCGTGAACTGCTGACGCAGATGGGCATGCTGCACGACCATGTTGCCACCTCGCTGCAGAACCCCGCTTCGGCGATTCTGGATATCGAGCGTAGCGTCACTGATTTCACCCGTTCAGGCACCTTGCCAACCGATAATTTCGGCGTACCGCTGGCGGGCAGCCTGATTCCATGGATCGACAAGCAGCTGGATAACGGCCAGAGCCGCGAAGAGTGGAAAGGTCAGGCGGAAACCAACAAAATCCTGCGTACCAGTAGTGTGATTCCGGTTGATGGCCTGTGCGTACGCGTTGGCGCACTGCGCTGCCACAGCCAGGCATTTACCCTGAAGCTGAGAAAAGATCTGCCGCTGAGCGAAATTGAACAGCTGCTGGCTTCCCACAACGAGTGGGTGAAAGTGGTGCCAAACGATCGCGACATCACCATGCGTGAACTGACGCCAGCTGCCGTCACCGGCACGCTGACTACGCCAGTGGGGCGCCTGCGCAAACTGAACATGGGGCCGGAATACCTTTCCGCCTTCACCGTAGGCGATCAGTTACTGTGGGGCGCGGCTGAACCGCTGCGTCGCATGCTGCGTTTGCTGATCGACTAAGCGCAGCGGCAAACCAGACAGGCCGGGGTTTCCCGGCCTTTTTTGTGTCATCCAGGCTGCAAAAAATCGTACAAATTGCGCCTGACAAGTGATCCGCTTCCCTTTTTTGCTCGCCCGACAACAATTTTTCGCAATCCTCCATGGCTTCTGCCATCCCCAAGCTATGATTTAACAGAGATGTGCCGGTTGTTAACTGTTTTCGTTTTTTCGAACTGAATGGTTTGTTGTACACGGCGATGATCTTTCCCACGGACGGTTGTGTCCTCGCGGTGTACCTATGGCTCAATGAAAAGCAGCGCACCCGAGGCGATAATCCTGCCGACTCTGGTCGCCTGCGCAAAATCATAGGAAGAAAGTCATGTCAGAGCTTCCCGATCGCCAGGCGATCAATGCCCTTTTTGCCGGGAATTATGCCGATCCCTTTTCCTTACTGGGGATGCACCAAACTGCCGCAGGCCTTGAAGTTCGCGCGCTGCTGCCCGATGCCTCCGATGTGTGGGTGATTGAAACCAATACTGGACGCAAATGCGCCCAGCTGACCTGCCTTGACTCACGCGGCTTCTTTTGTGGTGTGATTCCGCGCCGTAAAAATCTGTTTGGCTATCAGCTGGCGGTGAACTGGCACGGCCAGCAAAACCTGATTGATGATGCCTATCGCTTTGGCCCGCTGCTGGCCGAAATGGATGCGTGGCTGCTGGGCGAAGGTACGCACCTGCGTCCTTACGAAACCCTTGGCGCGCACGGCACCACCATTGATGGCGTGCACGGTACGCGCTTCGCCGTCTGGGCACCGAACGCGCGTCGTGTGTCGGTGGTGGGCGAATTCAACTTCTGGGATGGTCGACGCCATCCGATGCGTTTCCGCCGTGAACTGGGCGTCTGGGAACTGTTCGTGCCGGGCGCGGTGAATGGCCAACTGTATAAATTTGAAATCGTGGATAATTCCGGCCAGATGCGCATCAAAGCCGATCCTTTCGCCTTTGAAGCACAGATGCGCCCGCAAACCGCTTCGATGATCTGCGGCCTGCCGCCGAAAACCGAGATGCAGCCGCAGCGCAAAGCCGCAAATGGGTTCGACCAGCCGATTTCGATTTACGAAGTGCACCTCGGCTCGTGGCGACGTCATACCGATGACAACTTCTGGTTAAGTTACAAAGAGCTGGCGGAACAGCTGATTCCCTATGTCAAAGAGATGGGTTTTACTCACATCGAATTGATGCCGATTAACGAGCATCCGTTCGATGGCAGCTGGGGCTATCAACCGCTTGGCATGTATGCGCCTACACGCCGTTTCGGTACGCGCGATGAGTTTCGCCACTTTGTCGCGGCCGCGCATGATGCCGGCATCAACGTGCTGCTCGATTGGGTGCCGGGCCACTTCCCAAGCGATGACTTTGGTCTGGCGAAATTCGACGGCACCGAACTCTACGAACACAGCGATCCGCGCGAAGGTTTTCATCAGGACTGGAACACGCTGATCTACAACTTCGGGCGTCGCGAGGTGAGCAATTATCTCTCCGGTAATGCTTTGTACTGGATGGAACGCTTTGGTATTGATGGGCTGCGCGTCGATGCGGTGGCTTCGATGATCTACCGCGACTACAGCCGCGCCGAAGGTGAATGGGTACCCAACCAGTTTGGCGGCCGTGAAAACCTCGAAGCGATTTCGTTCCTGCGGCACACCAACCGCATATTGGGCCACGCCGCACCGGGCAGCGTGACGGTGGCGGAGGAATCTACCGACTATCCCGGCGTCACGCGGCCATCGGAAGATGGCGGCCTCGGTTTCTGGTTCAAATGGAACCTCGGCTGGATGCACGACACGCTGGATTACATGAAGCTCGATCCAGTGCATCGTCGCTACCATCACCAGCTGATGACCTTCGGTATGCTCTACAACTACACCGAAAACTTCGTGCTGCCGCTGTCGCACGACGAAGTGGTGCACGGCAAGCGTTCAATCCTCGATCGCATGCCGGGCGATGCCTGGCAGAAATTTGCCAACCTGCGCGCCTACTACGGCTGGATGTGGGGCTTCCCGGGTAAGAAGCTGCAATTTATGGGCAACGAATTTGCTCAGGGGCGCGAGTGGAACCACGACAGCAGCCTCGACTGGCATCTGCTGGAAGGCGAGGATAACTGGCACAACGGCGTGCAGCGTCTGGTGCGCGATCTCAACCACACCTATCGCCACTTCACGCCACTGCATCAGCTCGATTTCGATGGGCAAGGTTTTGAGTGGCTGGTAGTCGACGATCACGAGAATTCGGTGTTTGTCTTTGCGCGCCGCGATCGCGAGGGCAACGAAATCATTGTAGTGAGTAACTTCACGCCGGTGGCGCGAAACAGCTATCGCTTTGGCGTTAATCAGCGTGGCGGCTGGCGTGAAATAATGAACACCGACCAGCACGACTACCACGGCAGCGACACGCGCAATCACGGCGTGGTGCACACCGATGAGATTGAAAGCCACGGTCGGCCGCAATCGCTGAGTTTGACCTTGCCACCGCTGGCAACGCTTTGGCTGGTGCGGGAGAGCGACTGATGCTGGAGCGGGGGCAGCCGAAACCGTTAGGTGCACATTACGATGGGCAGGGCGTTAATTTCACGCTGTTTTCCCAGCACGCCGAGCAGGTCGAGCTGTGCCTGTTTGACGCGCACGGTGCTGAGCGCCGTTTTCCGCTGCCCGCGCGTAGCGGTGACATCTGGCACGGCTATTTTCCTGCGCTAAAGCCAGGCCAGCGCTATGGCTATCGCGTACACGGTCCCTGGGCACCACAGCTAGGGCATCGCTTCAATCCTGCCAAGCTGCTGGTCGATCCCTGCGCCAAAGCGGTGGCGGGCGATGTATTGGACGATGCGCGTTTTCACGGCGGCGAACGTGAGCCTGATAACCAGGATAACGCCGCTGTCGCGCCGAAATCCTTAGTGATCGCTGAAGATTTTGACTGGGAAGCGGATCAACCGTTGCGCACGCCGTGGGGCAACACGGTGATTTATGAAGCGCACGTGCGTGGCTTAACGCAGCAGCATCCGGAAATTCCGGAAAGGCTGCGCGGGACTTATGCGGCGCTAGGTCATCCTGCTATGGTGAAGTACCTGCGTCATCTGGGAATCACCGCGCTGGAGTTGTTGCCGATTGCCCAATTCACCAGCGAACCGCGCCTGCGCCGCTTAGGGTTGAGCAATTACTGGGGCTATAACCCGTTTGCTCTGTGGGCGGTGGATGCACGTTACGCATCCGGTGAGAACGGTTTATCACCGCTGCAGGAGTTTCAGCAGGCAGTGAAAGCGCTGCATGCGGCGGGCATTGAAGTGATTCTGGATGTGGTGTTTAACCATACCGCTGAACTGGAAGAGATCGGGCCGACGATTTCCCAACGCGGCGTGGATAACGCCAGCTATTACTGGCTTGATAACAACGGCAATTATCAAAACTGGACCGGCTGCGGCAACACCCTGAACCTTAGTCATCCACAGGTGATGGAGTGGGTGCTGGAAGCGCTGCGCTACTGGGTGCGCACATGCCACATTGATGGCTTCCGCTTTGACCTTGCCAGCGTGCTGGGCCGCACGCCGGCGTTTCAGCAGGATGCGCCGCTGTTTGCCGCCATCAAAGCATGTCCGCTGCTCTCGCAGGTGAAGCTAATTGCTGAGCCGTGGGATATCGGTCCCGGCGGTTATCAGGTAGGCAATTTCCCGCCGGACTTTGCCGAGTGGAACGACCATTTTCGCGATGCGGCGCGCCGTTACTGGCTGCATGGTCAGCTGAATAACGGCGATTTTGCCCGCCGTTTTGCCGCATCCAGCGACGTATTTCAGCGTGAGGCGCGTCTGCCGCATGCCAGCATCAATTTGATCACCGCGCACGACGGCTTCACGCTGCGCGATGTGGTGAGCTTCAACAACAAACACAATCAGGCCAACGGAGAAGACAATCGTGATGGCAGCAGCAGCAACTTCAGCCATAACCATGGCAAAGAGGGGCTGCAGGTCAACTTCGATATTGTCGAACGGCGGCGGCGCAGCGTGCACGGCTTGCTCACCACGCTGCTGCTGGCGCAAGGCACGCCGATGCTGCTGGCGGGCGACGAACGCGGTCACAGCCAGCACGGTAACAACAACGCCTATTGCCAGGACAATCCGCTCACCTGGCTCAACTGGCAACACGATGATTTTGGACTGGTCGACTTCACTGCTGCGTTAATCCGCCTGCGCCAGCGCATCCCTGCGCTGACGGCGGATCGCTGGTGGCAGGAGGGCGATGGCAACGTGCAGTGGTGTAATGCCAGCGGCAAACCACTGGAAAAAGAGCAGTGGGAACAGGGGACGCACAGAATGCAGATCCTGCTCTCCGGCCGCTGGTTAATAACAATAAACGCCACGGAATCGGTGAGTGATATCGCCTTACCAGACGGAGAGTGGCGTGCCATTCCTCCTTTCGCCGGGGAAGATAACCCCATCCTGACAACTGTCTGGCACGGTCCCGCACACGGTGTGTGCGTGTTCCTAAAGCAATCATAAGGAGTCAGACATGGTGAAATTAGATAGAACAGATCATCTGATGCTGGCGCGCCAGCTCCCTACACAAACGGTTGCCTTGATCCTTGCTGGCGGGCGCGGTACGCGCCTGAAAGATCTCACCGCGAAACGCGCTAAACCTGCCGTGCACTTCGGCGGCAAGTTCCGCATCATCGACTTTGCGCTGTCCAACTGCATCAACTCGGGCATCCGGCGCATCGGCGTGATCACTCAATATCAGTCACATACGCTGGTGCAGCACATCCAGCGCGGCTGGTCGCTGTTTAATGAAGAGATGAACGAATTTGTCGATCTGTTGCCCGCGCAGCAGCGTGCCGCCACCGAACATTGGTATCGCGGTACCGCCGATGCGGTGACGCAAAATCTCGACATTATTCGCCGTTACAACGCGCAGTACATCGTGATTCTCGCCGGGGATCACATCTACAAGATGGACTACTCGCGCATGCTGCTCGACCACGTCGATCGCGGTGCCAAATGCACCATCGCCTGTTTGCCGGTGCCGCTGGCCGAAGCCACGGCGTTTGGCGTGATGGCGGTCGATGCCGAGAACAACGTGATCGATTTTGTGGAAAAACCGCCGCAGCCGCCGTCAATGCCGGGTGACGACAGCCGAGCGCTGGCCAGCATGGGCATTTACGTGTTCAACGCCGATTATCTGTATCAGCTGCTGGAAGAAGACCTGCAGGTGGCCGATTCCAGCCACGATTTCGGCAAAGATCTGCTGCCAAAAATCGTGGCCAGCGGCGAGGCGTATGCGCACTCATTCACGCTCTCTTGCGTGCAGGTTGATGAAAACGCCGAGCCGTACTGGCGCGATGTCGGAACGCTGGAAGCTTACTGGCGCGCTAACCTCGACCTGGCTTCCGTTACGCCAGAACTGGATATGTACGACCACAGCTGGCCGATTCGCACCCATATGGAGCCGCTGCCACCGGCGAAGTTTGTGCAGGATCGTTCCGGTAGCCACGGTATGACGATGAACTCGCTGGTCTCTGGCGGCTGCATCATCTCCGGCTCGGTGGTGGTGAACTCCGTGCTATTCCCACGTATCCGCATTAACTCGTTTTGCAATATTGATTCAGCTGTATTGCTGCCCGATGTGGTGGTTGGCCGATCGTGTCGTCTGCGTCGCTGCGTGATCGATCGCGCCTGCGAATTGCCAGAAGGCATGGTCATTGGCGAAAACCCCGATGAAGACAGCCGACGTTTTTACCGTTCAGAAGAGGGCATCGTACTGGTGACGCGCGCCATGCTGGCCAAATTGGCCGGAGCGGTCAGTAAGTGACGAAAGAGCATAGAGATAATTGCCGCGTGGAACGCATGCGATAACAATAGGGGTTCAGGATGCTGGTTTTACATGTCTGTTCAGAGCTTTTCCCGCTGTTGAAAACGGGCGGATTGGCTGATGTGGTCGGTGCATTACCACAGGCGCAAATCGCCGAAGGAGCGGATGCGCGGGTGCTGATTCCCGCTTATCCGGATCTGCGTAAAGGGATTCCTGATACTGAAATTGTGGCGGAGCTACAAACTTTTGCCGGGCCGGTTCGTTTACTTTTTGGACAATTTAACGGCGTTGGTATTTATTTAATTGATGCGCCGGGACTGTATGAACGTCCCGGCAGTCCTTATCACGACACATCGCAATTCGCTTATGTGGATAATTACCTGCGTTTCGCGCTGCTCGGCTGGATGGGTGCGGAGATTGCCAGCGGGCTGGATATGAACTGGCAGCCCGATATCGTGCACGCGCATGACTGGCATGCGGGCTTAACCTGCGCCTATATCGCGGCGCGCGGTGGCCCGGCGAAAACGGTGTTTACCGTGCATAACCTGGCCTATCAAGGGCTGTTTTCCGCGCGCCATCTGGATGAAATACAGATTCCGCGCGCCTTCTTCGACATGCATGGGCTGGAGTTCTTTGGGCAAATTTCCTACCTCAAGGCGGGACTGTTCTATGCCGATCATATTACGGCGGTCAGCCCCACTTATGCGCTGGAAATTACCCGACCGGAGTTTGGTTACGGCATGGAGTCGCTGCTGGAACAGCGGCTGCGCGAAGGGCGGCTTAGCGGGATTCTGAACGGTGTCGATCCGGGGATTTGGGACCCGGCGCATGATTTACTGCTCACCGCGCGCTACGACAGCGAAACGCTGGAGAGTAAAGCTGAAAACAAACGCCAGCTGCAGATTGCCATGGGCTTGAAGGTCGATGATAAAGCGCCGGTGTTCTGCGTGATCAGTCGTCTGACCAAACAAAAAGGGCTGGATCTGGTGCTGGAAGCGCTGCCGGGTTTGCTGGCGCAGGGCGGGCAGCTGGTGCTGCTTGGCCAGGGCGATGCCGAGCTGCAACAAGGTTTCCTCGCCGCAGCGGCGGAACATCCGGGTCGCGTGGGCGTGCAGATTGGTTACCACGAAGCCTTCTCGCACCGCATTGTTGGCGGCGCGGATGTGATCATGGTGCCGAGCCGCTTTGAGCCGTGCGGCTTAACTCAGCTTTACGGCTTGAAATACGGCACGCTGCCGCTGGTGCGTCGTACCGGCGGGCTGGCGGATACGGTGCAAGACAGTTCACTGGAAAACCTGGCAGACGGCGTCGCCAGCGGCTTTACCTTTGAAGACAGTAATGCCTGGTCGCTGCTGCGGGCGATTCGGCGCGCATTTGTTCTGTGGTCTCGACCTGCACTCTGGCGTTACGTTCAGCGGCAGGCAATGGGGATGGATTTTAGTTGGCAGGTGGCAGCACAAGCCTACCGCGATCTTTATCAACGTTTGCTGTAATGAGAGATTGGGATACTTGATATGAATGCACCTTTCACCTATGCCTCACCCACGCTGACGGTTGACGCGCTGAAGCACTCAATCGCCTATAAGCTGATGTTTACTATTGGTAAAGATCCATCGATCGCGAATAAGCATGAGTGGCTGAATGCCGCGCTGCTGGCGGTGCGTGATCGCATGGTGGAACGCTGGCTGCGCTCCAGCCGCGCGCAGCTCTCGCAGGATGTGCGGCAGGTTTATTACCTGTCGATGGAGTTCCTGATGGGGCGTACGCTCGGCAACGCGTTGCTGGCGATGGGCATTTATGACGATCTCAATCAGGCGCTGGACGAGATGGGACTCGACCTCAGCGAGCTGATGGAAGAGGAGAACGATCCCGGCCTCGGCAACGGCGGCTTGGGACGTTTAGCGGCCTGCTTCCTCGATTCGCTCGCCACGCTCGGTTTACCGGGGCGCGGCTACGGCATTCGTTACGATTACGGTATGTTTAAGCAGAATATTGTTGACGGCCAGCAGCGCGAATCGCCGGATTACTGGCTGGAATATGGCAATCCATGGGAATTCCAGCGCTTTAACACGCGCTACAAAGTACGTTTTGGCGGCCGTTTACAACATGAAGGTGCGCGGGTGCGCTGGGTAGAAACCGAAGAGATCGTAGCGATGGCTTACGATCAAATCATCCCCGGATTTGACACTGATGCCACCAACACGCTGCGCCTGTGGGGCGCGCAGGCCAGTAACGAAATCAATCTCGGTAAGTTCAATCAGGGCGATTACTTTGCCGCAGTGGAAGATAAAAACCACTCGGAAAACGTCTCGCGCGTGCTCTATCCCGATGACTCAACCTATTCCGGTCGCGAGTTGCGCCTGCGTCAGGAGTATTTCCTCGTCTCCTCGACGGTGCAGGATATTCTCAATCGTCACTGGCAGATGCATGAAACCTGGGACAATCTGCCGGACAAAATCGCCATCCACCTCAACGATACCCATCCGGTGCTGGCGATCCCTGAACTGATGCGTCTGTTAATCGACGAACAGAAGTTCAGCTGGGACGATGCGTTTGAAGTGACTTGCCAGGTGTTCTCCTACACCAACCACACGCTGATGACCGAAGCGCTGGAAACCTGGCCGGTGGATATGATCGGCAAGATCCTGCCGCGTCATCTCAGCATTATCTTTGAAATCAATGACTACTTCCTGAAAACCATCCAGGAATACTATCCGGATGATTGGGATTTGATGTCGCGCATCTCGATCATCGACGAAAACGACGGCCGCCGCATCCGCATGGCGTGGCTGGCGGTGGTGGTGAGCCACAAGGTCAACGGCGTGTCGGAGCTGCACTCCAACTTGATGGTGCAATCGCTGTTCGCTGACTTCGCGCGGCTGTTCCCTGGCCGTTTCTGCAATAAAACCAACGGCGTGACGCCACGTCGCTGGCTGGCGCTGGCCAATCCGGCGCTGTCTGAGGTGCTGGATGAGGCGATTGGTCGCAACTGGCGTACCGATCTCGGCCAGCTCAACGAACTGACGTCGCAGGTCGACTATCCGGCCTTTATCGAGCAGATCGCCGATGCCAAATTCGCCAACAAAAAACGCCTGGCGGATTGGGTGGCGAAAAACATGGATATCGTGCTCGATCCGCATGCGCTGTTTGATGTGCAGATCAAACGTATCCACGAATATAAACGTCAGTTACTCAACGTCCTGCACGTGATTACGCGCTATAACCGCATCAAGGCCGATCCCACCGCTGAATGGGTGCCGCGTGTGAATATCTTCGCCGGCAAGGCCGCTTCGGCGTATTACGTGGCGAAGCACATCATCCACTTGATCAACGACGTCGCCAACGTGATCAACAACGATCCGCAGGTGAAGAACAAGCTGAAGGTGGTGTTCATTCCCAACTATGGCGTGAGCCTGGCGCAGATCATTATTCCTGCGGCGGATCTCTCTGAGCAGATCTCCACTGCTGGCACCGAAGCATCGGGCACCAGTAACATGAAGTTTGCGCTTAACGGCGCGTTAACAATTGGTACGCTGGATGGCGCCAACGTTGAGATGCTGGATCATGTCGGCAAGGAGAACATCTTTATCTTCGGTAACACCACGCCGCAGGTCGAGAAGCTGCGTACCGACGGCTACAACCCACGTAAGTATTACGAGGACGATCCCGAGCTGCATCAGGCGCTGACGCAAATTGCCAGCGGCGTGTTCAGTCCGCAGGAGCCAGGCCGCTACCGCAATCTGTTCGATGCGTTGGTGAACTTCGGCGATCACTATCAGCTGCTGGCGGATTATCGCAGCTATGTGGACACGCAGGACAAGGTGGACAAGCTTTATCGTCAACCGGATAAGTGGCAACGCAGCGCGGCGCTGAATATCGCCAATATGGGGTATTTCTCGTCGGACCGAACCATTCAGGAGTATGCGGATGAAATCTGGCACATTTCGCCAGTGAGGTTGTAAAGCGGGGAATTCCTGAACCAGGTCGCCATGAATGGCGACCCTACCAAACCGCACTGAACCATTGTAGGGTCGCCATTCATGGCGACCAATGTGTTCAGGTTTTAAGGATTACTTCAAAGTAATGCTCTTCACGATCTCATCAGCATCGCTCTGTGCCTGCTGCTGGTTATCCGCTGGCAAGGTAATTTGCAGCGTCAGCAGTTTGCCGTCCACTTTCGCCAGAATCACTGAAGACCATGAAGTCTGGTTGTTGGCAGCAATCACCGTATCCAGCTGCTGAGCCGGCTGATCTTTCAACGTAACCGCTTTGTTCGACACCACCTGCAGCTGCGGATCGCGGCTGCGCTGCTGCTGTTCCAGACGCTGCGCCAGCGCATCAAGCGCTTCGTTAGTTGGATCGCCTGCAATCACGATAATTGCGCGCTGCCCGGTTTCGTCGGCATAGACGTGCATGTTGGTCGATTCAGAGCCGAGTTTGCCGCTCTTGTCAGACATGCCCGCCGGCAGTGAGAAGCTCAGCTTGCCGTCCATCAGATTAACCGTCTGAGCAGACTGGCTGGCGCTGGCACCGTTACTGTTTGCTGCCGCATCATCTTTCTTCTGGTCACATGCCGCCAGGCCGATCACCAGCAGGCCAATACCCACATATTTCACTACGTTACGCATTCTTTTCCCTTTTACATGATTCCAGTCGTTTAGGTTTATAGCCTAAATAATTCAAGCGGCAGAAAGGCGGTAAGCGCGTGAACCCATGAGCTTACATGAGTAAGTGATTAGGTGAACGCGCGCAGCCAACGCATCTGCCGTTTGAAGTATGACGGCTA
The sequence above is drawn from the Pantoea nemavictus genome and encodes:
- the panS gene encoding ketopantoate/pantoate/pantothenate transporter PanS, with product MLGKLTRLFPLWAVLLSVAAYYSPSTFLGIGPWVTYLLMLIMFGMGVTLNIDDFKRVLVRPAPVIAGTFLHYLVMPLAAWGLAKLFQMPPDLAAGMILVGSVASGTASNVMIYLAKGDVALSVTISSVSALVGVFATPLLTRFYVDTHIQVDVVGMLLSIVKIVVIPISLGLIVHHSMNSVVRRVEPYLPAFSMLCILLIISAVVAGSQSFIGSVGLMVIVAVILHNAIGLLGGYWGGKLFGFDESTCRTLALEVGMQNSGLAATLGKLYFSPLAALPGALFSVWHNLSGSLLAGYWSGKPIDKQQK
- a CDS encoding YhgN family NAAT transporter, giving the protein MTEMISATILLLLIMDPLGNLPIFMSVLKHLEPKRRRVVLMREMLIALALMLLFLFAGERILTFLNLRTETVSISGGIILFLIAIRMIFPSAETSTSGLPAGEEPFLVPLAIPLVAGPSLLATLMLLSHQYPNQMTHLVGALLIAWGVTVAILLMSGLFLRLLGDKGVNALERLMGLILIMLATQMFLDGIRTYLKL
- the asd gene encoding aspartate-semialdehyde dehydrogenase, with the protein product MKNVGFIGWRGMVGSVLMSRMSEERDFDVINPVFFSTSQLGQAAPTFGGKSTGALQDAFDIEALKALDIIITCQGGDYTSEVYPKLRESGWQGYWIDAASTLRMKDDAIIILDPVNHNVIRQGLDNGIKTFVGGNCTVSLMLMSLGGLFANDLVEWASVATYQAASGGGARHMRELLTQMGMLHDHVATSLQNPASAILDIERSVTDFTRSGTLPTDNFGVPLAGSLIPWIDKQLDNGQSREEWKGQAETNKILRTSSVIPVDGLCVRVGALRCHSQAFTLKLRKDLPLSEIEQLLASHNEWVKVVPNDRDITMRELTPAAVTGTLTTPVGRLRKLNMGPEYLSAFTVGDQLLWGAAEPLRRMLRLLID
- the glgB gene encoding 1,4-alpha-glucan branching enzyme; translation: MSELPDRQAINALFAGNYADPFSLLGMHQTAAGLEVRALLPDASDVWVIETNTGRKCAQLTCLDSRGFFCGVIPRRKNLFGYQLAVNWHGQQNLIDDAYRFGPLLAEMDAWLLGEGTHLRPYETLGAHGTTIDGVHGTRFAVWAPNARRVSVVGEFNFWDGRRHPMRFRRELGVWELFVPGAVNGQLYKFEIVDNSGQMRIKADPFAFEAQMRPQTASMICGLPPKTEMQPQRKAANGFDQPISIYEVHLGSWRRHTDDNFWLSYKELAEQLIPYVKEMGFTHIELMPINEHPFDGSWGYQPLGMYAPTRRFGTRDEFRHFVAAAHDAGINVLLDWVPGHFPSDDFGLAKFDGTELYEHSDPREGFHQDWNTLIYNFGRREVSNYLSGNALYWMERFGIDGLRVDAVASMIYRDYSRAEGEWVPNQFGGRENLEAISFLRHTNRILGHAAPGSVTVAEESTDYPGVTRPSEDGGLGFWFKWNLGWMHDTLDYMKLDPVHRRYHHQLMTFGMLYNYTENFVLPLSHDEVVHGKRSILDRMPGDAWQKFANLRAYYGWMWGFPGKKLQFMGNEFAQGREWNHDSSLDWHLLEGEDNWHNGVQRLVRDLNHTYRHFTPLHQLDFDGQGFEWLVVDDHENSVFVFARRDREGNEIIVVSNFTPVARNSYRFGVNQRGGWREIMNTDQHDYHGSDTRNHGVVHTDEIESHGRPQSLSLTLPPLATLWLVRESD